A single region of the Triticum dicoccoides isolate Atlit2015 ecotype Zavitan chromosome 2B, WEW_v2.0, whole genome shotgun sequence genome encodes:
- the LOC119366933 gene encoding uncharacterized protein LOC119366933 codes for MHTKYILHGIRLDPSAFMAPTTPATGAATLGALSDGTSASTAAGTTASFSTSSTSSSELARSTSSGPNPYALGLFGIRSVIDYKLDLHTGPYSTWHDDMELQVAKFGLLHHLEPDAAAPPGDPTWRLLDLDIKSWILATISDELKAMVKGKPSARDVWAAIEAIFTGNQRARQMQLTSELLHQVQGNQPVASYCGRIKAIGDAIADVVLPQSDDALIVALIRGLHARHKMTAKIIQREAATISFAKAQNMLVQDETMEKSADRLTSNTALLSVNRSAPSGGHSGQGSYGVSGGQGSSGVSGGSSSGAPNPGSYGGSGLPPGTPSPNQGKPKRKRFSNHGGYGWSPPTGVRPWTGVVQAWPQQFVPPPRPGSGGAPGLLGPRPVPPQAYTMYAPLHPPAPYGGPVGFAPFQYGQPPPPPTFQHGLPQPAFAPPTAPSFEQSALIGALQDMSLAQSGGWYADSGASAHLSATQGPANPGSSSQM; via the exons ATGCACACTAAATacattctacatggtatcagattaGATCCTTCGGCCTTCATGGCTCCTACCACACCTGCCACcggcgcggccacccttggtgcTCTCTCCGATGGCACCAGCGCCTCCACGGCCGCCGGCACTACTGCATCCTTTTCCACTTCCTCAACCTCCTCGTCCGAGTTGGCTCGCTCTACTTCGTCCGGCCCCAACCCGTACGCACTCGGCCTCTTCGGCATCCGCTCCGTGATCGACTACAAGCTCGACCTCCACACCGGTCCCTACTCCACCTGGCACGATGATATGGAGCTGCAGGTTGCCAAGTTCGGCCTTCTCCATCACCTTGAACCTGATGCCGCTGCCCCGCCCGGTGATCCGACCTGGCGCCTCCTCGACCTCGACATCAAATCGTGGATCCTGGCCACGATCTCCGACGAGCTCAAGGCCATGGTGAAGGGCAAGCCCTCCGCCCGCGATGTGTGGGCCGCCATCGAGGCGATCTTCACCGGCAACCAACGCGCTCGCCAGATGCAGCTGACCTCGGAGCTCCTCCACCAGGTCCAAGGGAACCAGCCCGTCGCCTCCTACTGCGGCCGTATCAAGGCCATCGGCGACGCGATCGCCGACGTCGTGCTGCCCCAGTCCGACGACGCGCTCATTGTCGCCCTCATCCGCGGCCTCCACGCCCGTCACAAGATGACGGCCAAAATCATCCAGCGGGAGGCGGCCACGATCTCCTTTGCGAAGGCTCAGAACATGCTCGTCCAGGACGAGACGATGGAGAAGTCCGCCGACCGGCTCACCTCCAACACCGCGCTCCTCTCCGTCAATCGGTCGGCGCCCTCCGGTGGTCACAGCGGCCAGGGGTCCTATGGTGTCTCCGGCGGCCAGGGGTCCTCTGGTGTCTCCGGTGGCTCTTCTAGCGGCGCCCCCAACCCCGGCAGCTACGGCGGCAGTGGCCTCCCGCCCGGTACTCCATCGCCCAATCAAGGTAAACCGAAGCGCAAACGGTTCAGCAACCACGGTGGCTATGGCTGGTCTCCACCGACCGGCGTCCGTCCTTGGACTGGTGTCGTCCAAGCATGGCCGCAGCAGTTTGTTCCTCCACCTCGTCCAGGCAGTGGCGGTGCTCCTGGGCTCCTTGGACCTCGGCCCGTGCCACCCCAGGCGTACACCATGTACGCGCCGCTCCATCCTCCTGCGCCTTATGGTGGTCCGGTGGGCTTTGCGCCGTTCCAGTACGGCCAGCCTCCACCACCGCCCACGTTCCAGCACGGTCTTCCCCAACCCGCCTTCGCCCCGCCGACTGCACCCAGCTTCGAGCAGTCCGCTCTGATTGGGGCGCTGCAGGACATGTCGCTCGCCCAGTCCGGCGGCTGGTACGCGGACTCTGGTGCCTCTGCCCACCTCTCGGCAACGCAAG GACCTGCGAACCCGGGCTCTTCTTCTCAGATGTAA